In Sphingomonas sp. PAMC26645, one DNA window encodes the following:
- a CDS encoding ABC transporter ATP-binding protein has protein sequence MTEAAIAIKNLSKTYAPVGTAPPKRALDDVTFDVPRGQIFGLLGPNGAGKSTLINILAGLVNKTDGSAAIWGFDIDEHPRNAKASIGIVNQEILFDPFFSPFETLEIQAGLYGVPKAKRRTMELLRAVHLEDKAHAYARTLSGGMKRRLMVAKAMVHSPPVLVLDEPTAGVDIELRQQLWTYVRSLNQAGVTVVLTTHYLEEAEELCDRIAIINNGRLIANEPTRELVGKAQEKIVAVTVDRDVTDIPANACFQKIALKGTRTLEITYKKDRVNAGEVLAAIQGSGFGIVDVSTKEPDLEDVFLSLTRAANA, from the coding sequence ATGACCGAAGCTGCGATCGCAATCAAAAACCTCAGCAAGACCTACGCGCCCGTCGGCACCGCGCCGCCCAAGCGCGCGCTAGACGACGTGACGTTCGACGTCCCTCGGGGCCAGATCTTCGGTCTGCTCGGCCCCAACGGCGCAGGCAAGTCGACGCTCATCAATATCCTCGCCGGGCTGGTCAACAAGACCGACGGCAGCGCCGCGATCTGGGGGTTCGACATCGACGAGCACCCGCGCAACGCCAAGGCGTCGATCGGGATCGTCAACCAGGAGATCCTGTTCGACCCGTTCTTCTCGCCGTTCGAGACGCTCGAGATCCAGGCCGGCCTCTACGGCGTCCCCAAGGCAAAGCGCCGCACCATGGAGTTGCTCCGCGCGGTCCATCTCGAGGACAAGGCGCACGCCTACGCCCGCACGCTGTCGGGCGGCATGAAGCGTCGCCTGATGGTGGCGAAAGCGATGGTCCACTCGCCCCCCGTCCTCGTCCTCGACGAGCCGACCGCAGGCGTCGACATCGAACTGCGCCAACAGCTCTGGACCTATGTCCGCAGCCTCAACCAGGCCGGCGTGACGGTCGTCCTCACCACGCATTATCTCGAGGAAGCCGAAGAACTCTGCGACCGCATCGCGATCATCAACAATGGCCGCCTCATCGCGAACGAACCGACGCGCGAACTGGTCGGCAAGGCGCAGGAGAAGATCGTCGCCGTCACCGTCGATCGCGACGTGACCGATATCCCCGCCAACGCCTGCTTCCAGAAGATCGCGCTCAAGGGCACGCGCACCCTCGAAATCACCTACAAGAAAGACCGCGTGAACGCCGGCGAAGTCCTCGCCGCGATCCAAGGCAGCGGCTTCGGCATCGTCGACGTCTCGACCAAGGAACCCGATCTCGAGGACGTCTTCCTCAGCCTGACTCGCGCCGCCAACGCATGA